The Arsenophonus sp. genome contains a region encoding:
- a CDS encoding DedA family protein has protein sequence MKNITNFIISIYNQNYELIIEPSIVLGIYFILFTIIFLENGIIIASFLPGDSLLILVGVLTAKKVISYPMIIIILTFSASLGSWIAYKQGKFLKKNKKINLIKKKIPKKYYKYIYLFLYKYGFYSLIFSRFIGFFRTAIPMIAGIYELSQYKFQIFNWISGFIWILLLISLGHFFYNTTFFKNYEIIITTILTIFPIIVLSIGILTLILNFIKKKYIK, from the coding sequence ATGAAAAATATTACTAATTTTATTATTTCGATATACAATCAAAATTATGAACTAATTATTGAACCATCTATTGTTTTAGGAATTTATTTCATTTTATTTACTATTATTTTTTTAGAAAATGGAATTATAATAGCTTCTTTTCTTCCAGGAGATAGTTTGTTAATTTTAGTTGGTGTTTTAACAGCAAAAAAAGTTATAAGTTATCCAATGATAATAATTATTTTAACTTTTAGTGCTAGCCTAGGATCTTGGATAGCTTATAAACAAGGAAAATTTTTAAAAAAAAATAAAAAAATTAATCTTATTAAAAAAAAAATACCTAAAAAATATTATAAATATATTTATCTCTTTTTATATAAATACGGATTTTATTCATTGATTTTTTCTAGATTTATTGGATTTTTTAGAACTGCAATTCCAATGATTGCTGGTATATATGAATTATCACAATATAAATTTCAAATTTTTAATTGGATTAGTGGATTTATATGGATTTTATTATTAATTTCTCTTGGACATTTTTTTTATAACACTACTTTTTTTAAAAATTATGAAATAATAATCACAACAATATTAACTATTTTCCCAATTATAGTACTAAGTATAGGAATACTTACATTAATTTTAAATTTCATAAAAAAAAAATATATTAAATGA
- a CDS encoding TerC/Alx family metal homeostasis membrane protein gives MYSIGTPILWTIFLILILVMFLFDVITQRKFKIKYISLKYCLIWTIIWIFITFCFILGIWIYIKENLNILIANQTIILFITSYLLEKTLAIDNLFVWIVLFDYFSISISLQRKVLTYGILGAVFLRIFLIFLGDWLILHFSWILYVFGILLIFSGIKILFLNKKTIKIQETFLFQSITKYVSISDKSETKKFFIKKNGKFFITPLLVVLILVELSDIFFALDSIPAIFSITQDPFIVSSTNIFALLGLRSMYFLLLKIIKKFYMIKYALSIIIILIGFKMVIVDFIHISAIFCLISIIFIFSIAIIINYIVNNCKKLK, from the coding sequence ATGTATTCTATTGGTACACCAATATTATGGACTATTTTTTTAATTCTTATTTTAGTTATGTTTTTATTTGATGTTATTACACAAAGAAAATTTAAAATAAAATATATATCACTAAAATATTGTTTAATCTGGACTATTATTTGGATATTCATAACATTTTGTTTTATTTTAGGTATATGGATATATATAAAAGAAAATTTAAATATATTGATTGCGAATCAAACAATAATATTATTTATTACATCTTACCTACTTGAAAAAACATTAGCAATTGATAATTTATTTGTTTGGATAGTACTATTTGATTATTTTTCAATTTCTATTTCTTTACAAAGAAAGGTACTAACTTATGGAATATTAGGAGCGGTATTTTTACGTATTTTTTTAATTTTTTTAGGTGATTGGTTAATATTACATTTTAGTTGGATTTTATACGTTTTTGGAATTTTATTGATTTTTAGTGGTATTAAAATTTTATTTTTAAATAAAAAAACAATTAAAATTCAAGAAACATTTTTATTTCAATCAATTACAAAATATGTGTCGATTTCAGATAAATCAGAAACAAAAAAATTTTTTATTAAAAAAAATGGTAAATTTTTTATTACACCATTGTTAGTAGTATTGATTTTAGTAGAATTAAGTGATATTTTTTTCGCTCTAGATAGTATTCCTGCTATTTTTTCAATAACTCAAGATCCTTTTATTGTATCTAGTACAAACATTTTTGCTTTATTAGGATTACGTTCTATGTATTTTTTACTATTAAAAATAATTAAAAAATTTTATATGATAAAATATGCATTATCTATTATAATCATTCTTATCGGATTCAAAATGGTCATAGTAGATTTTATTCATATATCTGCAATTTTTTGTCTGATTTCTATTATTTTTATTTTTTCTATTGCAATAATTATCAATTATATTGTTAATAATTGTAAAAAATTGAAATAA
- a CDS encoding AI-2E family transporter, whose translation MLEKFVKYYYRKIFDAKFIKLIFIFILIFSIMFLFNNMLTPLFIVIVLTYLLEYPVQKIENFGLSRTISVSVILMIFIGISIMVILVMMPIIWQQAINLILDLPSMANIFNQNIKLFSENHPIFVNAGIVDIIINNLRTQLSNLGKSFIKYSFSSLIEIITFLMYLVLVPLIVFFLLKDKIKIFFRIKNFLYFDYIFFKNIWKEINQQIRKYIQGKVIEMMIVGISTYLVFIFLNMNYSLFLSVLVGMSVFIPYIGAIFVSIPVILVGLFQWGFSSDFWTLFISYIIIQTIDGNILVPILFSEVINLHPLIIIFSIIFFGGLLGFWGVFFAIPLAIFIKSIINVYLRQTILF comes from the coding sequence ATGTTAGAAAAATTTGTTAAATATTATTATAGAAAAATATTTGATGCTAAATTTATTAAATTGATTTTTATTTTTATTTTGATATTTTCTATTATGTTTTTATTTAACAATATGTTAACTCCATTATTTATTGTTATTGTATTGACTTATCTTTTAGAATATCCTGTACAAAAAATAGAGAATTTTGGCTTATCCAGAACTATTTCGGTGTCTGTTATATTAATGATTTTTATTGGTATTAGTATAATGGTCATTTTAGTTATGATGCCTATCATATGGCAACAAGCTATTAATTTAATATTAGATTTGCCTTCTATGGCAAATATTTTCAATCAAAACATTAAATTATTTTCTGAAAACCATCCGATATTTGTTAATGCAGGAATTGTTGATATTATAATTAACAATTTACGTACACAATTATCTAATTTAGGAAAATCGTTTATAAAGTATTCTTTTTCTTCTTTAATTGAAATTATTACATTTCTCATGTATTTAGTATTGGTTCCATTAATAGTTTTTTTTCTATTAAAAGATAAAATCAAAATTTTTTTTAGAATTAAGAATTTTTTATATTTTGATTATATTTTTTTTAAAAATATATGGAAAGAAATTAATCAACAAATTAGAAAATATATTCAAGGAAAAGTAATAGAAATGATGATTGTTGGAATATCTACATATTTAGTTTTTATTTTTTTAAACATGAATTATTCATTGTTTCTTTCTGTTTTAGTGGGTATGTCAGTATTTATTCCATATATTGGTGCAATTTTTGTTTCTATACCAGTAATATTAGTAGGATTGTTTCAATGGGGATTTTCAAGCGATTTTTGGACTTTATTTATTTCATATATTATAATACAAACTATAGATGGAAATATATTAGTGCCTATTTTGTTTTCTGAAGTGATTAATTTACATCCTTTGATAATTATATTTTCTATTATTTTTTTTGGAGGTTTATTAGGATTTTGGGGTGTATTTTTTGCTATACCACTAGCTATTTTCATTAAGTCTATTATTAATGTTTATTTAAGACAAACTATTTTGTTTTAA
- the dapA gene encoding 4-hydroxy-tetrahydrodipicolinate synthase, with product MKKIKKREFFCDCIVAMITPMNLKKEIDKFSLKKLIHFYILNGIKTILILGTTGESSTIKYNEYLDFVVTVKELSKNDLFVIVGNGSNSTENSIFLTELIEKSGIDACLSITPYYNLPTQDGLYQHFKSIAESTKLPQILYNIPFRTGVDLLPETVLRLSKIKNIIGIKEVSGDLLRINQIRKLIKNRDFIILSGNDFEIVDFIKFGGDGLISVSANIIPNLMKKVCHLALNGNIYQANQLNKNLLNLHKVLYIESNPIPIKWACYYLGLIKFNTLRLPLTSLIKKNQKIVKKEIKFILKKYKKQLI from the coding sequence ATGAAAAAAATAAAAAAAAGAGAATTTTTTTGTGATTGTATTGTTGCTATGATTACACCAATGAATCTTAAAAAAGAGATTGATAAATTTAGTCTAAAAAAATTGATTCATTTTTATATTTTAAATGGTATTAAAACAATTTTAATATTAGGAACTACTGGTGAATCTTCAACTATTAAATATAATGAATATTTAGATTTTGTTGTAACAGTTAAAGAACTTTCAAAAAATGATCTCTTTGTTATTGTTGGAAATGGTTCAAATTCAACTGAAAATTCTATTTTTTTAACTGAATTAATAGAAAAATCTGGTATTGATGCTTGTTTATCGATTACACCTTATTATAATCTTCCTACTCAAGATGGATTATATCAACATTTTAAATCTATTGCAGAATCTACTAAATTACCTCAAATATTATATAATATTCCTTTTCGTACAGGCGTTGATTTATTACCTGAAACAGTTTTAAGGTTGTCTAAGATAAAAAATATAATTGGAATTAAAGAAGTAAGTGGTGATTTATTGCGTATTAATCAAATTCGTAAATTAATTAAAAATAGAGATTTTATTATATTAAGTGGTAATGATTTTGAAATTGTAGATTTTATTAAATTTGGAGGTGATGGTTTAATCTCTGTTAGTGCTAACATTATTCCTAATTTAATGAAAAAAGTATGTCATTTAGCTTTAAATGGTAATATATATCAAGCTAATCAACTAAATAAAAATTTATTAAATTTACATAAAGTTTTATATATAGAGTCTAATCCCATTCCTATAAAATGGGCATGTTATTATTTAGGATTAATCAAATTTAATACATTGAGATTACCATTAACGTCTTTAATTAAAAAAAATCAAAAAATAGTTAAAAAAGAAATAAAATTTATTTTAAAAAAATATAAAAAACAACTTATTTAA
- the bamC gene encoding outer membrane protein assembly factor BamC — protein MNFFVKNVIFYSLFLFLSGCFLKNEFLNKNSKIKNNHLSTSYVNSLIFPKNFPPLLKDFNYQIPKIEGKNLFFFENDTRPPSEIILLHNHKNIYSESNFFYSKLFFSNIKYINILWDKILIYLSNKNINLLKKDNKNYLLVTDWIIWPQLKDKIQFQTRQKIKLEIQDNQVILTITNYNIRKIDINNDFVIFKKEKNHYLIYQNYYNVYFLNELIIFLKLFF, from the coding sequence GTGAATTTTTTTGTTAAAAATGTAATTTTTTATTCTTTATTTTTGTTTTTGTCAGGATGTTTTTTAAAAAATGAATTTTTAAATAAAAATAGTAAAATAAAAAATAATCATTTATCAACTAGTTATGTGAATTCTTTGATTTTTCCAAAAAATTTTCCTCCTTTATTGAAAGATTTTAATTATCAAATACCAAAAATAGAAGGGAAAAACTTATTTTTTTTTGAAAATGATACTCGTCCACCATCAGAAATTATATTATTACATAATCATAAAAATATATATTCAGAAAGTAATTTTTTTTATAGTAAATTATTTTTTTCTAATATAAAATATATCAATATTTTATGGGATAAAATACTGATATATTTATCAAATAAAAATATTAATCTTTTAAAGAAAGATAATAAAAATTATTTATTAGTTACTGATTGGATTATTTGGCCGCAATTAAAAGATAAAATACAATTTCAAACACGTCAAAAAATTAAGTTAGAAATTCAAGATAATCAAGTTATTTTAACTATTACAAATTATAATATAAGAAAAATTGATATTAATAATGATTTTGTAATATTTAAAAAAGAAAAAAATCATTATTTAATATATCAAAATTATTATAATGTATATTTTTTAAATGAATTAATAATTTTTTTAAAATTATTTTTTTAA